In a single window of the Candidatus Celerinatantimonas neptuna genome:
- the mcpU_3 gene encoding Methyl-accepting chemotaxis protein McpU encodes MSFRWKLTLFTGVALIFTIILLMVSSVYSSHHTRMLLTEQAGKLLKNNAKELVDTELEGRIAQLTTALESRQKQLTLLANQIISSKANTLKNYLPGSNLRSSIVAMLKTQLKNDPFSSEITVIFKPGGLGEDDISYIGSDYLGSNDTGQFTSRWLREGNKLIHRPISSSELSDKKTMAPILCAMKQNKVCLSQAIPAKKKIPEGFWISTPLEEKGKAIGVAALRVNLNLVQSQLKAMDEALYNGIGHILISNEAGEIIARDTSNYSSKADIKQLIADDKIVNQWDNKTHEFNSFYPIPLKNLNSHWGIVIQLPQRSVLKAQEVMNNQLESSTAHALTRQLVIGLVIALIMLYFTWALSGPLVKPLQVLRNELEKIADGEADLTHQIPVNSKDEVGQLSHAFNRFTQSLGKLIRDVIIAVDEMKQKTSETTGLISNTSNNINNQFSQIDQAATASEEMAVNSREVADNTQQTSLAVGQAQQAVDDGQQASHSTQEAMSELHEQLNSTQQRVTQLVTSSENISDILLVIQNIAEQTNLLALNAAIEAARAGEQGRGFAVVADEVRSLASRTQSSVGEIKEVIDTLQQETHSVVNTIQLANKASKQTSEKVSLTATTLEQIASVNVQIRQMATQIASAAEQQSAVANEISQSVNNIRQSGQDVIHSTEETLSISQQMKKIAERQNQLVNRFKV; translated from the coding sequence GTGTCTTTTCGCTGGAAGTTGACGCTGTTTACCGGAGTCGCCTTAATCTTCACTATTATCTTACTCATGGTTTCATCTGTGTATTCATCCCATCATACACGTATGTTACTCACAGAACAGGCCGGTAAACTATTAAAAAATAATGCCAAAGAGCTGGTTGATACAGAGTTAGAAGGCCGTATAGCACAACTCACAACAGCTTTGGAATCAAGACAAAAACAACTGACCTTATTGGCAAATCAAATCATTTCTTCAAAAGCAAATACTCTCAAAAATTATCTCCCAGGGTCGAATTTACGCTCATCTATTGTAGCAATGTTAAAAACTCAACTTAAAAACGATCCTTTTTCTTCAGAGATAACCGTTATATTCAAGCCTGGAGGACTTGGTGAAGATGATATTAGCTATATAGGTTCTGACTACTTAGGAAGTAATGATACAGGACAATTTACATCTCGTTGGCTACGGGAAGGAAATAAATTAATTCACAGGCCAATCAGTTCAAGTGAACTATCTGATAAAAAAACTATGGCTCCTATATTATGTGCCATGAAACAAAATAAAGTTTGTTTAAGCCAAGCCATTCCTGCTAAGAAAAAAATCCCAGAAGGCTTTTGGATCTCTACCCCATTAGAAGAAAAAGGGAAAGCAATTGGTGTTGCGGCATTACGCGTCAATCTAAACTTAGTTCAAAGTCAACTAAAGGCAATGGACGAAGCCCTGTATAATGGAATCGGCCACATATTAATCAGTAATGAAGCAGGGGAAATTATTGCCAGAGATACTAGCAACTATAGTAGCAAAGCAGATATCAAGCAATTGATTGCTGATGATAAAATAGTTAATCAATGGGATAATAAAACACATGAGTTTAATAGTTTTTATCCAATTCCCCTCAAAAATCTAAATAGTCACTGGGGGATTGTTATTCAATTACCTCAACGCTCTGTACTTAAAGCTCAAGAAGTCATGAATAATCAGCTTGAATCAAGTACAGCTCACGCCTTAACCCGCCAGCTTGTCATTGGACTGGTCATCGCTTTAATTATGTTATATTTCACCTGGGCATTATCGGGGCCGTTAGTTAAACCCCTTCAGGTTTTACGTAATGAACTTGAGAAAATAGCAGATGGTGAAGCCGATTTGACTCATCAAATTCCAGTTAATAGCAAAGATGAAGTCGGACAACTCAGCCATGCATTTAATCGGTTTACTCAGTCCTTAGGCAAACTAATCCGAGACGTGATTATCGCTGTAGATGAAATGAAACAAAAAACATCAGAAACGACAGGACTCATCAGCAACACATCAAATAATATCAACAATCAATTTTCTCAGATCGATCAGGCTGCGACTGCATCCGAAGAAATGGCGGTGAACTCGAGAGAAGTCGCAGATAATACGCAACAGACATCATTAGCTGTCGGGCAGGCACAACAAGCCGTTGATGATGGGCAACAGGCTTCTCACTCAACTCAAGAAGCCATGAGTGAACTTCATGAACAATTGAACAGCACTCAACAACGTGTTACTCAGCTAGTCACAAGCAGCGAAAATATCAGTGATATTTTACTTGTTATTCAAAATATTGCTGAACAAACCAATCTGTTAGCCCTTAATGCCGCAATTGAAGCAGCCAGAGCCGGAGAACAAGGACGAGGATTTGCCGTAGTAGCTGATGAAGTCCGTTCGCTTGCCAGTCGAACTCAATCATCTGTCGGTGAAATCAAAGAAGTTATTGACACTCTTCAACAAGAGACTCACTCGGTTGTTAATACCATCCAACTCGCTAATAAAGCTTCAAAACAGACCAGCGAGAAAGTCAGCTTAACAGCAACAACGTTAGAACAAATTGCCTCAGTTAATGTCCAGATTCGCCAAATGGCAACTCAAATTGCTAGTGCAGCTGAACAGCAAAGTGCTGTCGCCAATGAAATAAGTCAAAGCGTTAACAATATCAGACAGTCAGGACAGGATGTTATTCATTCAACAGAAGAAACGCTCTCTATCAGTCAACAAATGAAAAAAATTGCTGAGCGTCAAAATCAACTGGTGAATCGTTTTAAAGTTTAA
- the ygjV gene encoding Inner membrane protein YgjV: MKYCLFTAIFWRCFGHSMVFNMIAVHFLNHFWAQLFGLVSFFLGMASFCQTNDRRLKLLMVVLNICNTIHYVLLSAVTSMLSSVFPSFRTPLSVKTKCWIVTISFISIILGTGPYFSTKPIDMALVMGMSIGTFALFREWIVLRVASLAGFSCWLINNVAIGSMVELCWR; the protein is encoded by the coding sequence ATGAAATATTGTCTTTTTACTGCCATATTCTGGAGATGTTTTGGTCATTCGATGGTGTTTAATATGATAGCAGTTCACTTTTTGAACCACTTTTGGGCCCAATTATTTGGCCTGGTCAGTTTTTTTCTTGGGATGGCTAGTTTTTGCCAAACAAATGATCGCCGGCTAAAGCTCTTAATGGTGGTACTCAATATCTGTAATACGATCCATTATGTGTTACTTAGTGCTGTGACATCAATGCTAAGCTCTGTTTTTCCAAGTTTTCGCACACCTTTATCCGTAAAGACAAAGTGTTGGATAGTGACAATTTCTTTTATATCGATCATCTTGGGGACGGGACCCTATTTTTCGACAAAGCCGATAGATATGGCTCTGGTCATGGGGATGAGTATTGGAACATTCGCCCTGTTCAGGGAATGGATAGTTCTGAGAGTCGCATCCTTAGCTGGTTTCAGTTGTTGGCTCATCAATAATGTTGCCATTGGTTCTATGGTGGAACTCTGTTGGAGATAA
- the kdgK gene encoding 2-dehydro-3-deoxygluconokinase yields the protein MSNMQIAILGECMVELQQQQPGLLSRKFGGDTLNTAIYMARLTQKADVQISYFTGLGHDTFSQEMLLTWKNEGIDTRYVQQIEGKLPGLYLIETDETGERQFRYWRNDSAAKYFLEQKNSDQLIHSLSQFNWIYLSGISLAILTPTSRKNLLVTLQEAKNNGSHIVFDNNYRPALWDNKEQAQKAYSQVLKLTDLALLTFDDEIALYQEHSIGECVERTHNFGVQDIIIKMGADPCHLFVEDKHYTVAANKLDKSKIIDTTAAGDSFGAGFMAAMLLGKSYQVAARWGHQLAGTVIQYKGAIIEVDAMPTLTDD from the coding sequence ATGAGCAATATGCAGATAGCCATTCTGGGCGAATGTATGGTTGAACTTCAACAACAGCAACCTGGACTATTAAGTCGTAAATTTGGGGGAGATACCTTAAATACGGCTATTTATATGGCTCGTTTAACTCAAAAAGCAGACGTTCAAATTAGTTATTTCACTGGGCTTGGCCACGATACATTCAGTCAGGAAATGCTTCTTACATGGAAAAATGAAGGAATAGATACCCGATATGTACAACAAATCGAAGGTAAATTACCCGGGCTTTACTTAATTGAAACAGATGAAACAGGTGAAAGGCAATTTCGATATTGGCGTAACGACTCTGCCGCCAAATACTTCTTAGAACAGAAAAATAGTGACCAATTAATTCATAGCTTAAGCCAATTTAACTGGATCTACTTAAGTGGTATTTCCCTCGCTATCCTCACACCAACCAGCCGTAAAAATCTTTTAGTTACTTTACAAGAGGCAAAGAATAACGGTTCTCATATCGTATTCGACAACAATTACCGCCCTGCTCTTTGGGATAATAAAGAACAAGCTCAAAAAGCTTACAGTCAGGTACTCAAATTAACAGATTTAGCCTTATTAACATTCGATGATGAAATTGCATTATACCAAGAGCATTCTATCGGTGAATGTGTCGAACGAACTCACAATTTTGGAGTTCAGGACATTATTATCAAAATGGGAGCTGATCCTTGTCATCTTTTTGTAGAAGATAAACATTACACTGTAGCTGCAAATAAACTAGATAAGTCCAAAATCATTGATACAACAGCTGCAGGTGATTCGTTTGGAGCAGGATTCATGGCCGCGATGCTTTTAGGAAAGTCTTATCAGGTTGCTGCCAGATGGGGGCATCAGTTAGCCGGAACAGTTATTCAGTACAAAGGAGCTATTATAGAAGTCGATGCAATGCCCACTTTAACCGATGATTAA
- the greB gene encoding Transcription elongation factor GreB — protein sequence MNVVKAKLITREGYNQLKQEHDYLWNKRRPEVTKIVSWAASLGDRSENADYTQNKRLLRKIDRRVRYLRKQLSELKIVDYSPQQDGRVFFGAWVEIENDQGDIKKFRIVGGDEIYGHKNYISIDSPMARALLKKEVDDEVEVHTPEGNKIWFINTISYDSLPPETQTI from the coding sequence GTGAATGTCGTGAAAGCAAAGCTCATCACCCGTGAAGGGTATAATCAACTTAAACAAGAACATGATTACCTGTGGAATAAACGTCGCCCAGAAGTAACAAAAATTGTCAGTTGGGCTGCAAGTCTGGGGGATCGTTCTGAAAATGCTGATTATACACAAAACAAACGACTATTACGCAAAATAGACAGGCGAGTTCGCTATCTGAGAAAACAGTTAAGTGAACTAAAAATTGTTGATTATTCACCTCAACAAGATGGACGAGTATTCTTTGGCGCCTGGGTAGAAATAGAAAATGATCAAGGTGACATAAAAAAATTCAGAATTGTTGGTGGTGATGAAATCTACGGACACAAAAATTACATCTCTATCGATTCTCCAATGGCCAGGGCCTTACTCAAAAAAGAGGTAGATGACGAAGTAGAAGTCCATACACCAGAAGGTAATAAAATCTGGTTTATTAACACTATAAGTTATGACTCTTTACCGCCAGAAACGCAGACGATATAA
- the alr gene encoding Alanine racemase, biosynthetic: MITAEAVIDLMALKNNLSFLAKKQPGSGMIAVVKGDAYGHGAIKVARTLNKQADGFAVARLEEALILRKNGIEKPIILLEGCFSQEETIEAAQHHLEPVVQNDVQISWLKMLSQAQSIKLWMKIDTGMHRLGFYPHEVASRHEILSALPAVQFPVGFVSHLSLADEPQDPQTDKQLACFKEVTAPFNGPKSLANSAALLTRPDICFDKARPGIAMYGVSPMSGRCGQDEGIQPVMTLRSQLIAVRSHLQGEPVGYGANWHASEDTKIGVVAMGYGDGYPRSMPSGTPVWINGRIVPLVGRVSMDMLTVDLGADTKDSVGDQVILWGPQNPVEQIAERVGTIGYELLIQLAPRVKRTYINE; encoded by the coding sequence ATGATCACAGCTGAGGCCGTTATCGATTTGATGGCGCTGAAAAACAACTTATCTTTTTTGGCTAAAAAGCAGCCTGGAAGTGGAATGATTGCGGTTGTGAAAGGTGATGCTTATGGGCATGGAGCAATTAAGGTCGCAAGGACATTAAACAAACAGGCGGATGGTTTTGCGGTGGCTCGCCTGGAAGAAGCCCTGATTTTACGTAAGAATGGTATTGAAAAACCAATTATTTTGCTTGAAGGGTGTTTCAGTCAGGAGGAAACCATAGAGGCCGCGCAGCATCATTTAGAGCCTGTTGTACAAAATGACGTTCAAATTAGTTGGCTAAAAATGCTTTCGCAAGCTCAATCTATAAAATTGTGGATGAAGATTGATACAGGCATGCACCGGCTTGGATTTTATCCGCATGAAGTTGCGAGTCGACATGAGATTTTATCTGCTCTGCCTGCCGTTCAATTTCCTGTCGGATTTGTGAGTCACCTTTCATTGGCGGATGAACCACAAGATCCACAAACGGATAAACAATTAGCTTGTTTTAAAGAAGTAACCGCACCATTTAATGGCCCTAAAAGTCTTGCTAATTCTGCTGCATTACTGACTCGTCCTGATATTTGTTTTGATAAAGCTCGTCCGGGGATCGCGATGTATGGTGTTTCGCCAATGAGTGGGCGCTGTGGGCAAGATGAAGGGATTCAGCCGGTTATGACATTGCGTTCTCAATTGATTGCTGTTCGTTCTCATTTGCAAGGAGAACCTGTCGGATATGGAGCAAATTGGCATGCTTCTGAAGATACTAAAATAGGCGTTGTTGCAATGGGATATGGCGATGGCTATCCGCGATCAATGCCTTCGGGAACTCCGGTATGGATCAATGGTCGTATTGTACCTCTGGTCGGGCGTGTATCGATGGATATGTTAACGGTTGATTTGGGCGCTGACACTAAAGACAGTGTAGGGGACCAGGTCATTTTATGGGGTCCACAAAACCCTGTTGAACAAATTGCAGAACGGGTAGGAACCATTGGTTATGAACTGTTAATTCAGTTGGCTCCCCGGGTGAAAAGAACTTATATCAATGAATAG
- the ycjG_2 gene encoding L-Ala-D/L-Glu epimerase: protein MQLQIYQQSWPIDGVFAISRGSRTEAKVILVELSEGGFTGRGECVPYARYNETLDSVTTQINNLTSALDNELTRDELANLLQPGAARNALDCALWDLECKRRGQSIWSILGITPKPLTTAYTLSLDTPENMQQKVIQHRERPLFKLKLAGQGDLERVSAVRQGAPNARIIVDANEGWDEHIYRQIVPELVKLNVEMIEQPLPAKDDYILEKLEHPIPLCADESCHVSSDLPRLIGRYEMINIKVDKAGGLTEALILKEKAQQVGLDIMVGCMLGTSLSMAPAFVAAQSAKVVDLDGPLLLSEDRPNGFKFSKQSEMQLLKPQLWG from the coding sequence ATGCAATTACAAATCTATCAACAGAGTTGGCCAATTGACGGCGTTTTTGCAATCTCCCGGGGGTCCAGAACCGAGGCAAAAGTTATTCTTGTCGAATTATCTGAAGGTGGTTTCACCGGTCGGGGCGAATGTGTCCCTTATGCCAGATATAATGAAACGCTTGATAGCGTGACAACTCAGATAAATAATCTCACTTCGGCACTCGATAATGAATTAACCCGGGATGAACTAGCAAATTTACTTCAGCCAGGAGCGGCACGTAATGCTCTAGACTGCGCATTGTGGGATTTAGAATGTAAACGCAGAGGCCAGTCAATCTGGTCAATACTCGGTATCACACCAAAGCCACTGACGACAGCCTACACGCTTTCGCTAGACACACCCGAAAACATGCAACAAAAAGTAATCCAGCACAGGGAACGCCCACTGTTTAAACTTAAATTAGCAGGTCAAGGTGATCTGGAACGAGTAAGTGCAGTTCGCCAGGGTGCTCCAAACGCTCGAATTATTGTTGATGCAAACGAAGGCTGGGACGAACATATCTACCGTCAGATCGTTCCCGAACTGGTAAAACTCAACGTTGAGATGATTGAACAACCTTTACCCGCTAAAGACGATTATATCCTTGAAAAACTCGAACACCCTATTCCACTGTGTGCAGATGAATCATGCCATGTTAGCAGCGATCTTCCCCGGCTTATTGGTCGTTATGAGATGATTAATATCAAAGTGGATAAAGCCGGCGGGCTCACAGAAGCTTTGATTCTCAAAGAGAAAGCGCAACAAGTGGGTTTGGATATCATGGTTGGTTGTATGCTGGGGACTTCGTTATCGATGGCTCCGGCATTTGTCGCTGCACAAAGCGCTAAAGTTGTTGATTTGGACGGTCCATTATTACTCTCTGAAGATCGCCCAAATGGCTTTAAATTCTCAAAACAGAGTGAAATGCAGCTACTGAAGCCGCAACTCTGGGGTTAA
- the dat gene encoding D-alanine aminotransferase has translation MNRIVYINGEYINEHDARVSIFDRGFLFADAVYEVTAVVNSKLIDNDGHMARLSRSCNELELNLPVSTDEITHIQEELIRLNQLEEGGIYLQLSRGSEGDRDFAYPKDTQPTLVLFTQSRSLINSPKAKKGMKVVTIEDIRWHRRDIKTVQLLAPCMAKQYALTHGYDDAWLTEDGYITEGSSNNAYIVTDEQTVVTRPLSNAILHGITRKALLKLAAEDNIKIEERLFTPEEAMKAKEAFISSATTFVYPVIEINDQKIGNGKPGPIAERLRQIYIELALSQSA, from the coding sequence ATGAACCGCATCGTTTATATAAATGGCGAATATATTAATGAACATGATGCCCGCGTATCTATTTTTGATCGCGGCTTCTTATTCGCCGATGCTGTCTATGAAGTGACAGCAGTCGTTAATAGCAAATTAATTGACAATGACGGACATATGGCCCGTTTGAGCCGTTCATGCAATGAACTCGAACTAAATTTACCGGTTTCAACCGATGAAATTACCCATATACAAGAAGAGCTAATTCGCCTGAACCAGCTTGAAGAAGGTGGTATTTATCTTCAGCTGTCTCGGGGCTCTGAAGGTGATAGAGATTTTGCTTACCCCAAAGATACACAACCAACTCTGGTGTTATTTACTCAGTCCCGCTCTTTAATTAACAGCCCGAAAGCAAAAAAAGGAATGAAAGTTGTCACAATCGAAGACATTCGCTGGCATCGTCGGGACATTAAAACAGTCCAGTTATTAGCTCCTTGTATGGCAAAACAGTATGCGCTGACGCATGGCTATGACGATGCATGGCTCACAGAAGATGGCTACATTACTGAAGGTAGCTCAAACAATGCCTATATTGTTACCGATGAACAAACTGTTGTAACCCGCCCACTAAGCAATGCAATTCTTCACGGGATAACCCGTAAAGCACTGTTGAAATTAGCAGCTGAAGACAATATAAAAATCGAAGAACGGCTATTCACACCAGAAGAAGCAATGAAAGCTAAGGAAGCTTTTATCAGCTCTGCAACAACTTTTGTCTACCCGGTCATCGAAATCAACGATCAGAAAATAGGTAATGGTAAACCAGGCCCGATTGCCGAAAGATTAAGACAAATTTATATTGAATTGGCACTGAGTCAGTCTGCATAA
- the melR gene encoding Melibiose operon regulatory protein has protein sequence MPYQVEPVELQALTQQACLHSHDHHQIVLGLQGYTEFTIDGIQNKVSKGQGVMVTAGSAHKFRGTKQNKILVFNLPLKNHFFSTDIYQRILPLLSNPGYFQLDQQIQNVITRLAIEISHHPYDTLLKRACGDTLLCLLEHHFLPIYQNINNKNSHKKFNLELLNQYVTSRLEETITVANLASHVFLGESQFYARFKRQTGKTPLRYVTGLRIEHAKTLLVESEERLEQVAYHCGFASQSSFTHVFRRLTGYSPGQYRKTQFSS, from the coding sequence ATGCCTTATCAAGTTGAACCTGTAGAACTACAGGCCTTAACTCAACAGGCCTGTTTACATAGCCACGATCACCATCAAATTGTGCTCGGATTACAAGGCTATACTGAATTTACAATTGATGGGATTCAAAATAAAGTATCCAAAGGCCAGGGTGTTATGGTAACAGCCGGAAGCGCTCATAAATTTCGCGGAACAAAGCAAAACAAAATTCTGGTATTCAACCTTCCCCTGAAAAATCACTTCTTTTCAACCGACATATACCAACGAATTCTACCATTATTAAGTAACCCAGGTTATTTTCAGCTTGATCAACAAATACAAAATGTCATCACCCGTCTTGCTATTGAAATCAGCCATCACCCATATGACACATTACTTAAACGTGCCTGTGGTGATACACTTTTGTGCCTACTTGAGCACCATTTTTTACCGATTTACCAGAACATCAATAATAAAAACAGCCATAAAAAATTTAATCTGGAATTATTGAATCAATATGTAACCAGTCGTCTCGAAGAAACCATCACCGTAGCAAACCTTGCCAGCCATGTTTTTTTAGGGGAAAGTCAATTCTATGCCCGTTTTAAACGGCAAACAGGGAAAACACCTCTTCGATATGTCACAGGACTACGTATTGAACATGCAAAAACACTATTGGTTGAGAGTGAAGAAAGACTTGAGCAAGTCGCCTATCATTGTGGTTTCGCCAGTCAAAGTAGCTTTACGCATGTTTTCAGACGACTCACCGGCTATTCTCCTGGCCAATATCGAAAGACCCAATTTTCATCTTAA